The Musa acuminata AAA Group cultivar baxijiao chromosome BXJ3-6, Cavendish_Baxijiao_AAA, whole genome shotgun sequence region CGTGGAGAAGACGGCGATGACGACAATAAGCTCGGGTTAGCAGCCGAGATCTCGGCCGCCGGCCCGGTAATGGGTAGCAGCGGTGAGGACATGCTGCTGGAGTCAGTCCGTCACCAGGAGGAGTTCAAAGACTGCAGACTGGACGACGTTCTCTCAGGTCTCGGGAGCCATGGCTTCTGGGCGGCGACTGAGTCGGCGGCCATCGAAGCTCCATGCAGTGACATGGTTGATTGGTATTTGGACGAGTACATCGATGAGCAGGTTGGGATGGTGGGTTATGGCGAAGCAAGAGATCACCCTACTTTGTACTACAGTGGGGATACCTCCGTAGAGCAATACACTTCCTTGTGGGAATAAATGCTCATCGCTATAAGTATCTCACTTACACCTCCGCAGAGAAAAACACCTGtggaaataaatattaatattagttttatatatccttataaagtttcaaaacaaaaGATTTGACGTTGTAaagttggaatatatatatatatatatatatatcctctgcAGTAGCCACTGCAAACCATAAATTTAGTACATCTAATTGTTTTTGTATCATATTAATGTATTATAAGCAttgatataaattagaattacaATGAATAATAAGTAAGATCGAATGCAACAATGTATTATATGCAAATTTTTAGGTTGTGCAAAGATGCGTAGATGCTGCTAAACTTAAATTTAATCAAATAGTTACGAAGATCACAGACTTTGAAGATACATATTTTTATACAAAgtcaaaatatttgtttgactaaTTTAGAACGAATCACACCCATTGTTATTCAAATAGTCAACGGGTTTGGTATTTTaacaaaagaataaaatattagaaagtAATAAATATGAATCCGCAGACACGAGCGGCAGATCTTATCTCACCGCACCAATCTCATAACGATGGAAATGGgtgatgttattattattattatgggaaGGAGTGCATTTCCATTAATTTTAGAGATGATTCCTTTTCTATCAGCATTAATCGAATTGTAATCAGCAGTAGCGGACTATAATGTTTTAACTGTTGATGGACCGGCCGGTCATTTTCATATAACAGTGGCTATTAATGGGCCGGCCCGTATCAGCCATGAAAATTCTTCTGATTTTACATGTGAAAATATAGATGATAACTCTGACgagcttttaatttatttttattcagtaagaaattaaattaattttttttatttcggaGTCTTTATTTTAGTGTTGATTctctcaattattattattttttggtatGAAGATTTTGCCACTTACAAATGAAAAGGTGTCATAATTCTCTTTTTTCTTGTGCTTACTTTATACATCTTCTCAGTAAAACAAGCCTCCAACTTTGCTGCATTTGTATCTAAAAGAAGGGTTGCTTTCTGCATCCAGATTACGTGCATTAAAACAATGGGAAGTGTCTAATGGTGAGAGGAATCCTTCCTTCTTCCCTGGCAAGTGCAGCCAGCTAAGAAGATCCATGTTCTGTTCCCCAAAATGCACATGCAGCAAGGTGAGGCCACAGTTCCATGCAATAACAAAGTCCAAATGGAAAGGGCATGTCATGGATAGATAGATTGGAATCTCTTAGTGCATTCCACATGAAGCCTATGAGGAGGAGGTTCGTTTGGTGTGCACAAAATTTGAATTTATTTTGTTCTTCTTAATCTGTGAATATCAACTTTGTGTATGTTTTTCTTGattataaatatttgatataGCTAGATTATAGAACtagtgatgtatatatatatctgtccATCTCATGATGTTTTACTCTCCTTCTCAGAATTTACAGAGGAAAAAATAATGAGCTTTTGAAGATGATGGAGGCAAGCAGcggcccaacaaagttttcatcaATAATTATTGATGGAGGTGaacaaataagagaaagaaacaaaGTTCATACACTTATTTGTTTGGCTCGGTTTGTCACTTCATTATCTGGATATCATCAGCAGATACAGCAATCGAAAGCGTAAACAACAGCTTACATTCACAACATGGAATTAGCTTATCAACAATGTTCAATTATACATCAAATGCTTCACAGGCCTCCACACTTGCAGCTTCAACATCCAAAGGCTTTCATTGTTTTAACTTTCATCCTGTTTTTGTTCTTTGAATCGAATGAAATGcaccaaaagaaagaaagaaaaagatcctGCAGAACCAGCAAAATCACAGAGGCTTTTTCTTCTGGGGCTCCAAATCGATGAACACTACCAGGATCACTGCAGTGAATGGACGAGCATTCTCCTGCTGCCATGCATGATGGCCTGCGCTGCATCAGCTAAGCAGCTCTTTTTCTGTGCTCACGGCTGGTTCCGATGTGGGCGGTGCCATTTTCTTTAGGTTTTGCTGGTGATAGACTTGTCTGAGTCTCTCGATCTCCTTCTTTAGTGCCTCCTGGTGTGCTACAGCATCACGTAAAACCTCATCCACTTGAGAACATTATGAATGCAAACCAACAACAGCTTTACAATGGTTAAGGCTTTTTAGTAGCTTTCCTTGTGTTACAGTTAATATAATCACCTAGGGTTAGGGTTACATTAAATATAATTACCAAGCGGAAACATGTATGCAGTCTGATCTTGAAGTTTACGCTATAAACAATTTGAATGGTAGATCCACCGTCATTGTAACGTTCACCATATGTTCTTCTATGTAGAACAATAAGCACAGAAGCAGCTGTGCGTAAATAGGCTTAATTCTCATCATATTAATGTCCAAGGATAAGCAAGAGCTTACCGTCCTTAAATATCTTGTCCTGCGCCAATGCCGCAATGCGTTGCTTCAGGTGGCTATTGCCCAACGTCAGCAGCGATCGCTGGTGATCGAGGAAGGCGACTCGAGGAGACAATGCCGATACTTCGGTCTTCGTTTTGGCACCGCCGGATCGAGTATACGAACAAAATGGTTAGAAGAGAAAAACCTAGAATTGCTCCAGCTTCCTCACATTCTTGTTTTGAACAGAGGATTCTGAGAACGAAGGTTACCTGCAGCGTCGTCACGCTGCGTTCGAGCTCCGAAATGTACTGAAGCTTCCTCACCCGCGACCTCTGCGCCGATTGCCGGTTCGCTAAGATCCTAATGTGATGCAAATAATGCAGCAGCAATGCGTCAGAAATGGAATGGCCACAACGAGCTGCATGCGTTGGTGTACGTAATGTTTACCTCTTCACCCTCTTGGGATCCACGATTGTCTCCGTCCCGGTGGCCGGCTGAGCCACCGCCTGCGGCTCCTCCTTGCACGCGCTCTGCGCCTCCTCCGACTCGTTCTTGGCCTTCTGGTCGGTCGGCTTGTCCTCGTTGAAGCTGTTGTGGTCCGAGGGCGTGGACGACGAGGAGGCCGGGACGGCGCCCGAGAGGGACGACGGGGGCACGTCGTCCGAGAACATGGACATGAGCTGGTCGTCGTCGAAGCGGTCGAAGTCGGAGCCCTCGCCCTCGAGGGGGTGCTCGAGGAAGGCGATGGAGTCGCTGACGGAGCGGCGGTGGTTGCCGCGCTTGGCGGAGGAGAAGTCGAGGAACTCGTCGACCCAGGAGGGTTGAGAGCCCGGGGCGAGCGGCGGCGCGATCGGAAGGAAGGATGGAGGGACCGCATGGTGGCCAAGGTTGGGCCAGTTTGGAGACATGTTGCTAGGGATCTTCGGAGGTAGCTGTGCCATtgctcttctctcttctctctgtgtttatatctctctctctctctcgttacaGAGAGAGCTGAGAACGAACGCTACGCAATGTTGTTGGCTACATAGATGTAACAACAGCATCTTGCATTTCCAGTTGATGATTGAACTTATCCTTGAGACAAttagagtctctctctctctctctctctctctctctctctctctctctctctggggttTGCGATACGGAGTTGGAGGTGTTGGTGGCAGGTTAAGTTAGCTTTGCTGGGGGAAGGAGGAGAGGATTTAGAGGAGAGAGTCACATGACAAGGGAAAGAAGGAGGAGGACAGCTAGCACCAGctgttatagagagagagagagagagagatagagagggagagagggagagagggaggggAAGACAGAAAGATGAGTAGAGGCGAGGCGGAAATGGAGGGGAGTTGGAGAGATCAACGGTATTGCAGGGAAGTCGCAGCATTCAGCGACCACGTGCCGATGTGACCGTACCTTTTGGCCGTCAGAAACCAAATCCTCCTATAGACATCTTTACAGTTTTGGTGATGGCGTCCGATAGTTTACAAGCTCATTGGGATCCGAGAGAGAAAGGTGACGGACAAAAAGTAATCCTTGATGATACGCAAATGCCTAATGGGACGAGTTCACTCTCCACCCTTCATCAAGTTCATCGGTAACGAGATTGTATTGTGATGAAATAGCGAAAAAGTACAACAACATTTGTTCGTTCCGACGTCTTCTCTTTTTGGTAGATGTCTGATAGAGTGCATCTTGAATGATCCATAAGCTACTTGGACATGGCAGTAAAAGGGAAGAGAGTGATTTATCATAGTTGTTGGTTGGGTAAACTGCAACCAATGATTAAAGATGGCATCCATCTGGGGAACTGTATCGAAACCAGCGTAAACATCTGATGCCGAATTCACCCAACAATCATGTCTTTGTTCCGTATCTACAATGCTTTGGATCTACAATGCCACGTTCTGATAGGCGCAGGAATCCCGCCATTGATGTTCTTCTTCTGTTGATGTTGGGAGTAGATAAATGAGTGCGCAAATGTAAGTTATTGGAGTGGGGGATGAGCTGTTCAAGAGGTGGAAATGAAGAGGAGCGCAGGTGCATGTGGTAGTCGTAGAATCGCATCATGCCTTCCCATGTGCACAGTTTGCCTTGCTGCTGCATGATGCCCTCCTCAAATGTGCTTTTCTTGCCCAAGAAATGCGTCTCTCACATGCACCACGCCTTGGATCTCCGTCTGTTtcttcattcttcttcttcttcttcttccatttccGCTCTATTCTCCCACTCATCTCGGTGGGTTTCTTGGCAACTTCGGGCTATCTTGTTGGCCATCTACGGCTGTTCTCGGGATTAACAGTGTTTTGCGCTGTCGTGGGAGAGTGGTTGTGGTGTGCACATTGCCGCTAGTTTTATAGTAGCCCGGAATAATTGGCAGTACGACCATACCagaaagagagaacaaaaacTCAGAACTGCAAAAGAGAGAAAGGCAGTGCATCCCTCTGGATATTCTAAGATTTGGAGAATACAATATACTCGTAAACCATTCTGATGGTACAATATGTGGTCAGAGAGGCATGTGTGATGAACTAGCATTGCCAGTATCGTTCAACCTGGTATCACGGAGAAGCTTAGATACACAAGTTGAAGAAACAAACCTACCCAGTGATCGATCAAGAGAACCAAGTCTTCTTGTTCTTCCGCCTTACGAACAAAAAGAGATTAAATGTGAGAAAGGTGGCTGCAAGGATGGCCACGAGAAATGGTGTGTGTGTGGGAGCAGCAGCACAAGAGAccaaaggggggggggggacatGTACACCTTGCTACATCTAAATGTCTTCCCACGTCACACGTGAAAAAGTGAAAGGGCAAAAAGCAAAGGAAGGATACTGGTTCTGAGCGGGATGAACATGGCGGTGTCGGAAGCACTGTTTGGGGTCCCGTTCCATTCTTATGGACAGACACTTCGATGCATGATGTTGTTCATCTCGCTCTGCGTTCTCTCTGGAATGAGCATGGAGCACCCTCTAACAAGCATTAGAGATTGTTATCGATCACTCGTATCACCTACTTCATTAGCGTTCTATTATATTGTCTTACGGTCGACCATCTTCTCGTACAAGGGGAATTAACTTACTTTGGATCGATGTGGGGTCCGGTGAACACAAAATTGGTAATGGCTGGGCGCGTGGGTGGGGGCCCCAAAGGAAAAGGACAGCATCGATGACAGCTTGCGAATAGGTTATCAGAAAAGATTCGGCCTTTTTTGCATACTGCACATGTAAATAGCAGCCACCACAGGATCCAGCTGTTCGCCGAACTGCACCATCTTGTGGTGGTGGCACCAGATGTCGACCTCTTACAAGCTGACACTT contains the following coding sequences:
- the LOC103989184 gene encoding basic leucine zipper 61-like isoform X1 — encoded protein: MAQLPPKIPSNMSPNWPNLGHHAVPPSFLPIAPPLAPGSQPSWVDEFLDFSSAKRGNHRRSVSDSIAFLEHPLEGEGSDFDRFDDDQLMSMFSDDVPPSSLSGAVPASSSSTPSDHNSFNEDKPTDQKAKNESEEAQSACKEEPQAVAQPATGTETIVDPKRVKRILANRQSAQRSRVRKLQYISELERSVTTLQTEVSALSPRVAFLDHQRSLLTLGNSHLKQRIAALAQDKIFKDAHQEALKKEIERLRQVYHQQNLKKMAPPTSEPAVSTEKELLS
- the LOC103989184 gene encoding basic leucine zipper 2-like isoform X2 — protein: MAQLPPKIPSNMSPNWPNLGHHAVPPSFLPIAPPLAPGSQPSWVDEFLDFSSAKRGNHRRSVSDSIAFLEHPLEGEGSDFDRFDDDQLMSMFSDDVPPSSLSGAVPASSSSTPSDHNSFNEDKPTDQKAKNESEEAQSACKEEPQAVAQPATGTETIVDPKRVKRILANRQSAQRSRVRKLQYISELERSVTTLQTEVSALSPRVAFLDHQRSLLTLGNSHLKQRIAALAQDKIFKDGGTKEGDRETQTSLSPAKPKENGTAHIGTSREHRKRAA